The following coding sequences are from one Sardina pilchardus chromosome 16, fSarPil1.1, whole genome shotgun sequence window:
- the LOC134059636 gene encoding NLR family CARD domain-containing protein 3-like yields the protein MKSDRSEERFINFQHDDVTDGSSGQMEECKPDAVSDQFTQGDLKHIFQVLERKIINFVKNELKRFKKILSPDYEEHFEGKEQDESDVREGALMMALHFLRNMKQNHIADKLQEIELCVVWQRELKRNLKKRYQKVFEGIPKQGSSALLEKIYTEVYITEGGSGKVNEEHEVRQIESISKRPAGQETPIKCTDIFRPLPGQDKPIRSVITKGVAGIGKTVSVQKYILDWADGKENQDIHFIFPLPFRELNSIQSKQFSLMDLLHHFFSEIKQLTFPSQGKYKVLFIFDGLDECRLQLDFQKNEILTEVTTATSLDVLLTNLIKGNLLRSALLWITSRPAAANQIPPDCVDRVTEVQGFSDPQKEEYFRKRISDQTLASKVITHIESSRSLHIMCHIPVFCWIAANVIEFLLKTEGDKQVPKTLTEMYTYFLVFQTKQRSVKFEGVHDTDPQWNQASLLALGKLAYEQLKKGNLIFYEDDLRESGIDVREAAVHCGICTQIFQEESGLHQEKLYCFVHLSIQEYLAALYVILMLITEGKDLMSPQQPPRTMFQRLKWQTTDKPMTTLQKSAVDKALEHEDGRFDLFLRFLLGLSLESNQRLLRGLIKEVQHERKEEIGSYIKTKIREIPSSERVINLFHCLNEVNDHSLVEEVQSFLSAGTFSEAKLSSTQWSALVFVLLTSEEKLDVFDLKKYILSDECLLRLQPVVEESQKALLNSCGLTERSCAGLASVLTKASSKLKNLDLSDNSIGDNGVQELCSGLGNPTCALETLSLDKCSIEEEGCRALATALRSNPSHMRELQLSGNKAGDSGVKHLSSLVEDPNCKLEKLHLDKCSIEEEGCRALATALRSNPSHMRELQLSGNKAGDSGVKHLSSLVEDPNCKLEKLHLSDCSIAEEGFRALASALRSNPSHMRELQLSGNKAGDSGVKHLSSLLEDPSCKLEKLQLNSYGLTERSCAGLASVLTKSSSKLKNLDLSANSIGDIGVQKLCSGLGNPTCTLETLRLSDCSITERSCAGLASVLTKASSKLKNLHLSGNSIGDNGVQELCSGLCNPNCALETLRLSDCSITEKGYASLASTLRLNPNLLRELDLRGNYPGKSGVKLLLDLKEDPQHTLRNVQFLKSSAAEEACAAVASAVGSNPLLMTKLDLSEHIPGVLGVTQLCALLQDPHCTLQTLRLVDVCIPFT from the exons TGGGCAAATGGAGGAATGCAAACCAGATGCTGTCAGTGACCAGTTTACCCAGGGGGACCTCAAGCACATATTTCAG GTGCTTGAGAGGAAGATCATCAACTTTGTGAAGAATGAGCTGAAGAGATTCAAGAAGATTCTGAGTCCAGATTACGAAGAACACTTTGAGGGTAAAGAGCAGGATGAGAGTGATGTCAGAGAAGGGGCTCTCATGATGGCACTGCACTTCCTGAGGAACATGAAACAGAATCATATTGCTGACAAACTTCAAGAAA TTGAACTTTGTGTAGTGTGGCAGAGAGAGCTGAAAAGAAATCTCAAGAAAAGGTACCAGAAGGTGTTTGAAGGAATACCCAAGCAAGGCAGCTCTGCTTTGCTAgaaaagatctacacagaggtctacatcacagagggaggaagtgggaaAGTAAATGAGGAGCATGAAGTCAGGCAGATTGAGTCCATATCCAAGAGACCAGCTGGACAGGAGACACCAATCAAATGCACAGACATCTTTAGGCCCTTACCTGGCCAagacaaaccaatcagaagtgtcATCACAAAGGGCGTTGCTGGCATTGgcaaaactgtctcagttcaGAAGTATATCCTGGACTGGGCTGATGGGAAAGAAAACCAGGATATCCACTTCATATTTCCTCTGCCTTTTAGGGAGCTCAACAGCATACAAAGCAAACAATTCTCTTTGATGGATCTTCTTCACCACTTTTTCTCAGAAATAAAGCAGTTGACTTTTCCCAGCCAGGGGAAATACAAAGTGTTGTTCATATTTGACGGTCTGGATGAGTGTCGACTCCAACTAGACTTTCAGAAAAATGAAATTTTGACTGAAGTGACAACAGCCACTTCATTGGATGTTCTGCTGACAAATCTCATCAAGGGTAATCTGCTTCGCTCTGCTCTCCTTTGGATCACCtctcgaccagcagcagccaatcaaatccctCCTGACTGTGTCGACCGGGTCACAGAAGTGCAAGGGTTCAGTGACCCTCAGAAggaggagtacttcaggaagaggatcagtgaTCAGACTCTTGCCAGCAAAGTTATCACTCACATAGAATCATCAAGAAGCCTCCACattatgtgccacattccagtgtTTTGCTGGATTGCTGCTAATGTTATTGAATTTCTTCTTAAAACTGAAGGAGATAAGCAAGTTCCAAAGACTTTGACAGAGATGTACACATATTTCCTTGTTTTCCAAACCAAGCAGAGGAGTGTGAAATTTGAAGGAGTTCATGACACAGATCCACAGTGGAACCAGGCTAGTCTCCTTGCTCTTGGGAAGTTGGCCTATGAGCAGCTGAAGAAGGGAAACCTGATTTTTTATGAAGatgacctgagagagagtggtattgATGTCAGAGAGGCGGCAGTACACTGTGGCATCTGCACCCAGATCTTTCAGGAGGAGTCAGGCCTTCATCAGGAAAAGttgtactgctttgtgcatctgagcatccaggagtaccTTGCAGCTTTGTATGTGATCCTGATGTTAATAACTGAGGGGAAAGATCTCATGTCCCCACAGCAACCCCCCAGAACAATGTTTCAACGTCTGAAATGGCAAACAACGGACAAACCCATGACCACCTTACAGAAGAGTGCTGTGGACAAAGCATTGGAACATGAAGATGGGCGCTTTGATCTGTTCCTCCGTTTCCTTCTGGGCCTCTCTCTGGAATCCAACCAGAGACTCTTAAGAGGCCTAATAAAGGAAGTACAACATGAACGCAAAGAAGAAATAGGCAGCTACATTAAGACAAAGATCAGGGAGATACCATCATCAGAAAGAGTTAtcaacctcttccactgtctgaatgaagTCAACGATCACTCCTTAGTGGAAGAAGTCCAGAGCTTCTTGAGTGCTGGGACATTTTCTGAAGCCAAACTCTCATCCACACAGTGGTCAGcccttgtgtttgtgcttctgacaTCAGAAGAAAAGCTTGATGTGTTTGACTTGAAGAAGTACATTTTGTCTGATGAATGTCTTCTAAGGCTGCAGCCAGTAGTGGAGGAATCCCAAAAAGCCCT GCTCAACAGTTGTGGGctcactgagaggagctgtgcaggtctggcaTCTGTCCTCACCAAAGCATCTTCAAAGCTGAAAAATCTGGACCTCAGTGACAACAGCATTGGAGATAATGGTGTCCAAGAATTGTGTAGTGGACTGGGTAACCCAACctgtgcactggagacactcag cctggataagTGCAGTATTGAAGAGGAAGGCTGCAGAGCTCTTGCaacagcactgagatcaaacccctcacacatgagagagctgcagctgagtgggaataaagcaggagactcaggagtgaagcatctttcttctcttgtggaggatcccaactgtaaactggagaagcTACA cctggataagTGCAGTATTGAAGAGGAAGGCTGCAGAGCTCTTGCaacagcactgagatcaaacccctcacacatgagagagctgcagctgagtgggaataaagcaggagactcaggagtgaagcatctttcttctcttgtggaggatcccaactgtaaactggagaagcTACA cctgtcaGACTGCAGTATTGCAGAGGAAGgtttcagagctcttgcatcagcactgagatcaaacccctcacacatgagagagctgcagctgagtgggaataaagcaggagactcaggagtgaagcatctttcttctcttctggaggatcccagctgtaaactggagaaactaca GCTCAACAGTTATGGGctcactgagaggagctgtgcaggtctggcaTCTGTCCTCACCAAATCATCTTCAAAGCTGAAAAATCTAGACCTCAGTGCCAacagtattggagatattggggTCCAAAAACTGTGTAGTGGACTCGGTAACCCAACCTGTACACTGGAGACACTCAG gctctctgactgcagtatcactgagaggagctgtgcaggtctggcaTCTGTCCTCACCAAAGCATCTTCAAAGCTGAAAAACCTGCACCTCAGTGGCAACAGTATTGGAGATAATGGTGTCCAAGAATTGTGCAGTGGACTGTGTAACCCAAActgtgcactggagacactcag GCTCTCTGACTGCAGTATAACAGAAAAGGGCTACGCTAGTCTGGCTTCAACCCTGAGGTTAAATCCCAATCTCCTCAGAGAGCTTGATCTCAGAGGAAATTATCCAGGGAAATCTGGAGTCAAACTGCTTTTAGACCTAAAGGAGGATCCACAGCATACACTGAGAAATGTCCA GTTCCTGAAGAGTAgtgctgctgaggaagcctgtgctgctgtggcttcagctgtgggttcaaaCCCCTTACTCATGACTAAGCTGGATCTGAGTGAGCACATACCAGGAGTCTTGGGAgtgactcagctgtgtgctttactgcaggatccccactgcacactgcagacattaCGGTTAGTAGATGTTTGCATTCCCTTCACATAA
- the LOC134059788 gene encoding ribonuclease inhibitor-like — MRELQLSGNKAGDSGVKHLSSLLEDPNCKLEKLNLQNCSIGEEGFRALASALRSNPSHMRELQLGGNIAGDSGVKHLSSLLEDPNCKLEKLHLYYCSIGEEGFRALASALRSNPSHMRELQLSGNKAGDSGVKHLSSVLEDPNCKLEKLHLDNCSIGEEGFRALASALRSNPSHMRELQLWGNKAGDSGVKHLSSLLEDPNCKLETLNLIYCSITDEGFRALASALRSNPSALRELYLNGNQLGPSAQQLLSKLEKHPNSKHLQIHGSNESILL, encoded by the exons atgagagagctgcagctgagtgggaataaagcaggagactcaggagtgaagcatctttcttctcttctggaggatcccaactgtaaactggagaaactaaa CCTGCaaaactgcagtattggagaggaaggcttcagagctcttgcatcagcactgagatcaaacccctcacacatgagagagctgcagctgggtGGGAATatagcaggagactcaggagtgaagcatctttcttctcttctggaggatcccaactgtaaactggagaaactaca cctgtattactgcagtattggagaggaaggcttcagagctcttgcatcagcactgagatcaaacccctcacacatgagagagctgcagctgagtgggaataaagcaggagactcaggagtgaagcatctttcttctgttctggaggatcccaactgtaaactggagaaactaca cctggataactgcagtattggagaggaaggcttcagagctcttgcatcagcactgagatcaaacccctcacacatgagagagctgcagctgtgggggaataaagcaggagactcaggagtgaagcatctttcttctctgctggaggatcccaactgtaaactggagacactaaa CCTGATATACTGCAGTATAACAGATGAAGGTTTCAGAGCtttagcatcagcactgagatcaaacccatcaGCCCTCAGAGAGCTCTATCTGAATGGGAATCAGCTTGGACCCTCAGCACAGCAGCTGCTCTCTAAACTGGAGAAACATCCAAACTCTAAACATCTACAAATACATGGATCTAATGAATCCATCCTGCTGTAG